One Aegilops tauschii subsp. strangulata cultivar AL8/78 chromosome 7, Aet v6.0, whole genome shotgun sequence genomic window carries:
- the LOC109779233 gene encoding uncharacterized protein, with protein MTNTEWRAEVQRREAVTADRRNRAIAKKARDNAARAAAASADQAEAEATRAGMMNPPGSHAQYAPWGQQGVGSPSPQPWGCMPLPGYADGDAHGGFNLNVTFPHGHPAQRTPSPAFAGVQYPPYNYSSPAYASSPTPLLCRGALPFSHLGDTDETEADMDDIIATGSAAAAASPGFVTPDDTVDLSGGMDGELGYVYGEEEQEEQEEEDEEEEEEKEEEPATVPARRRKKKKQAARSGEAHIKWASKEEECLAEAWKVVFLDPTTGTNQSIDTYWECIKAEFDERKLVDPYFKGVYMQRGAKAKANHWGCIQGACNKWHGIVEEVAARPESGASVEDQLLRMFVMYRQGNNDAEFKYLHVYKRIDMCEKWAEVRRTLDKAKETYKPDAPTPGASEGRPDGNKGAKKGKHADAATARVQESIQHCPADAHARGALREEKTEARWSALMSSSAVKLDLLRTNVAAKKRNTDLAFLLGGADMLQSNDEAVKAWYLAKRGLILNQLPSTTPPTPTPPPSPSDDVAETPRSTEATPTPPSTETPPSPRTPTPPTPEADLAV; from the exons ATGACAAACACCGAGTGGAGGGCGGAAGTTCAGCGACGGGAGGCTGTCACCGCCGACCGGCGGAACAGGGCAATCGCCAAGAAGGCCCGTGACAACGCGGCGCGTGCGGCTGCGGCTTCGGCGGACCAAGCCGAGGCCGAGGCGACTCGCGCGGGGATGATGAATCCACCCGGCAGCCACGCCCAGTACGCGCCCTGGGGCCAGCAAGGTGTCGGCTCTCCGTCGCCGCAGCCATGGGGATGCATGCCCTTGCCGGGCTACGCCGACGGGGACGCGCACGGTGGGTTCAACCTCAACGTCACCTTCCCCCATGGACACCCGGCCCAGCGCACGCCCTCGCCCGCCTTCGCCGGCGTGCAGTACCCTCCATACAACTACTCGTCGCCCGCCTACGCGTCCTCCCCGACGCCCCTTCTCTGCCGTGGCGCGCTGCCCTTCTCGCACCTCGGCGACACCGACGAGACCGAGGCCGACATGGATGACATCATCGCGACAGGTTCGGCCGCGGCCGCCGCGTCTCCCGGGTTCGTCACCCCGGACGACACGGTGGATCTCAGCGGCGGCATGGACGGCGAGCTCGGCTATGTCTAcggcgaggaggagcaggaggagcaggaggaggaggacgaagaggaggaggaggagaaggaggaggagccAGCGACTGTTCCGGCGAGGAggcggaagaagaagaagcaggcggCCAGGTCCGGCGAGGCGCACATCAAGTGGGCGTCCAAGGAGGAGGAATGCCTCGCCGAAGCATGGAAAGTCGTCTTCCTCGACCCGACCACCGGCACGAACCAGAGCATCGATACATACTGGGAGTGCATCAAGGCCGAGTTCGACGAGCGCAAGCTCGTCGACCCCTACTTTAAAGGCGTCTACATGCAGCGCGGGGCAAAGGCGAAGGCGAACCATTGGGGGTGTATCCAAGGGGCGTGCAACAAATGGCATGGGATCGTCGAGGAGGTCGCGGCTCGCCCGGAGAGCGGCGCCAGCGTTGAGGATCAG TTGCTGCGCATGTTCGTCATGTATCGGCAGGGCAACAACGACGCCGAATTCAAGTACCTCCACGTTTACAAGCGCATTGACATGTGCGAGAAGTGGGCGGAAGTCCGGCGCACCCTCGACAAGGCCAAGGAGACCTACAAGCCGGACGCGCCTACTCCGGGCGCGTCAGAAGGGCGGCCGGACGGCAACAAAGGTGCCAAGAAGGGGAAACACGCCGACGCGGCCACCGCTCGAGTGCAGGAGTCCATCCAGCACTGCCCCGCCGACGCACATGCCCGGGGCGCCCTTCGTGAAGAGAAGACCGAGGCGCGGTGGTCGGCGTTGATGTCGAGCAGCGCTGTCAAGCTCGACCTACTCCGGACCAACGTCGCCGCGAAGAAGAGAAACACCGACCTGGCTTTCCTGCTGGGCGGGGCGGACATGCTCCAGAGCAACGACGAGGCGGTCAAGGCGTGGTACTTGGCGAAGCGTGGCCTCATCCTGAACCAGCTTCCCTCGACGACGCCGCccacgccgacgccgccgccaagcccgagCGATGATGTCGCCGAGACTCCCCGCAGCACAGAAGCCACGCCGACGCCGCCCAGCACAGAGACCCCGCCAAGCCCGCGCACGCCGACTCCGCCGACGCCGGAGGCCGACCTCGCCGTCTGA